Genomic window (Culex pipiens pallens isolate TS chromosome 3, TS_CPP_V2, whole genome shotgun sequence):
ataaatttctagtaaattattgtAATATGATTATGGcagaagatttcaaaattatttattgatatgtaaaaacatagaaaaatcacatattctaagtttaatattgtttaatgccagattttttgggttgatgtaaatttatgacaaattgtacaaagaaatgatttttattcagTCTTTTTGGTACTTGGCAGCAggcttggccgaatggttaagcTGTCCGCTTAGTAAGCGGAAAATCATTGGTTCAATTCCCAtatgctccaaccttccatcggatggggaagtaaaacgtcggtcctggCCTTGGATGTTGTTAGGCTGTTAAGTCATTCCAAgtataggagtcgtctccctgtggtatcgctggcggcggttggactcgcagtCCAAAGGTAGTCAGTTCTAACCCtggagtggaaggttccttagagtaaaaaaaaagatttgtgtGCTCTCCCggttcaagcctttggactcctaaGTTCGAGCAGAAagcttgcaacagagaccacaaaagtccCGGGGGTCGTCAAAGTGGAtggctcgattttttttgttttgattggtaCATACAGCTTTGACTTTAGAGTTATTTTAAAGAATGATTAAAATCTGGTAAATCTGGCTTCAAAAACTTTGTGTTTGAGGTCTAATATTGGTAGTTATAATACGTCATTCAGAGACTCTCAAAGTACagtttaatatatatttttgaagcaatatcctaaaatacattttttaaagtttatagtaattaaatgtaaaaaaaaccttctgaAACACGGCATATAACAAATCATATTTacatattattaaaatttacttgAGCCACCATGCGACTCCTCCAATGCTACATTATATgggaaaacacgtctttttctaAATAACGCAgttttcaccgatagaataatttgaatcgtacatattcttaatcaggaaGGTGAAACATAACATTCTACGTATTCAGCAGTTATGGAACGttaaagaaacaaaataaaagtgcttcaatttggctcaaaattggagtgggggttctttaGCCGCAATAATTATAtccgtttatttttttaacattagggtgacctacgccgtgttagggtggtctgaaaaatggcaattttcagaaaaaacacattttcgaaatcataacttcgctctattttaaccgattttagttgtcttgggtgcaaatgaaaggtgccaaatttgattttcaagaaTTGTTTGAAGTAATTGAAATacacttgaaattgaattgaagccACTCGGTACTCTAActttatttcaagaaaaaaatattttagacatGAAAAACTGCAAGAGTGATTGAAATAATTTGCACAAAAGTGTACTTAAAATGTGTATATTTTCCCAAttcatccaaattaaaaatcaaggcAATGAAACATGATGGCAACAAAATTATTATAcaatcaaatattttattaatcaacttaaaaaatgcaataaaaacaaCGAAACCGACAACAATAAAATAGAAGTGCTTTTGTTCTTGCTTCAATCCCACAGTGGAAAATACGAATCACTATCATCTATTTCAGATTTGATCTCCAGCAATGGTTCATCGTCTGCATGATTTTCAAACGTTTCCTCATGATTTGGCATTTCGGTAGGAGGCAACATGACCAGTGTTGGATCACTACCATCGGGCAGACACCGCTCCGGATGTTTGTAACGAATGTGTTGCCACAGATACTTCCGGTGGACAAAGTTTCGATTGCACTCCTTACATTCGAACGTTTCCCGCGGTGGAGCTGGCTTTCTGACTCCGTTCTCGTAATGATATCTGCCCTTGTGGATGTGTTTGCCCTTTTCGTTGATGAATCGAGCGTCGCAAAATTCGCAAACAAATGGCAACATGTCGTAGTGTGACTTGAGGTGAAAGTGCAACGACGGCCCGTGCTTGAACGATTTCGGGCAGTAGGAACATTTGAAGAGGTTATCGCTGGTGGATTGAATGCTGGGGGGCAACGGCGGAGGATTTTGGTAGGCTCTTAGCTGACCCAAACTCGTTCTCTTGCGTTTGTTCGGATTATTGGCTGGGGTTATTGTGGCCCCTGTCACCAACTCTGGATGATGCTTTTCGAAATGTTTTTGTAAGTTTGTATCATACCTATACGATACATAGCATAGAGGACAAATGAACTCATGTTCCAATGAAGATCTGTTGATGTCGTTATGCGTAGGCGTGGAATTTTCAGCATATTCATTAGAATGGTTCAGGCTTTGCACGAATCTTAGCAAAGAAGTGTCATTATCTTGCTGGGTCTCTTCGGGTGTCTCGAATGATGACGAAACATATTCTCGTTCCTCAAACTCGCCTTGGCCACCAAATGGCAACAGATTCTCGCGTACAATGGCATCATGTTCACAGCTACGTTGTCGAAACAACTGGAAATCCTCCAAAGCCACAGCACATCGCCAGCAAATCGAACAGGCAGTGTCTGCCCCATTGTCTATTTGAATGCCCACCAGGTCTGTGATAAGATCCAGAAGCATGTGCCGGGGAGGTTCCCCACTGGGGAAAAGTGGAACCAAGTTGCGGTCTGAGAAACAAAATCGACAGTAACTACTCGGATCGTTGCTGGGTCTGAGGGAAAGATGGGGAATGTATTTGACTGaaaattactttattttacaACTCACAGTTTATTCCTAGTTTGATTCATTTTAAATACCGAAGGGGGATGTGATGTGACTCAAACTTGTTTATCTACAACTCGAGATAACATATGAGATGACAGATTGATTTTCATACACAGTCCAATATGTTATACAGATGTTATTAACCGTTACACTGGCAGATGTTATTAACCGTTACACTGGCGTTATCAGTTATTTTTAGACTATCCAGGTATTTAAGCACGGAGTACGTAATAAAGTATGTCCtcataaaatgtcaaaatcgcgtgATGTTACGAGCTTTATACTgccgcataattgtcccgtgggttcctattcgccctatgtgtccctaatcgccccagttatcAGTATATCAcctttatttgtgattctcttgctatacaacaggtaaacaagacataatgcttagtaaaactaatgattccgtgtaagaaaatacttggtgggacaattatgcgtagaagtttaacgatgggacaaacagacagagtttccgaacaaactaccagattttatgtgtttttcttaaagtgcaCATAAACTagacttaaaaatgtcataaagtcaaaatcgtccaaaactgacatgggacaattatgcgtagaacggcagtatacgcGCCGACTTTATCGCAATGAATTTCGCCGAAAACTCTAGATTTCTGGGAATTTTGAAGTTGAAATAGCAAAGCATGGTTCATGCGTATCCGCTTACATTTTGA
Coding sequences:
- the LOC120417480 gene encoding zinc finger protein 236-like isoform X1, whose amino-acid sequence is MNQTRNKLPSNDPSSYCRFCFSDRNLVPLFPSGEPPRHMLLDLITDLVGIQIDNGADTACSICWRCAVALEDFQLFRQRSCEHDAIVRENLLPFGGQGEFEEREYVSSSFETPEETQQDNDTSLLRFVQSLNHSNEYAENSTPTHNDINRSSLEHEFICPLCYVSYRYDTNLQKHFEKHHPELVTGATITPANNPNKRKRTSLGQLRAYQNPPPLPPSIQSTSDNLFKCSYCPKSFKHGPSLHFHLKSHYDMLPFVCEFCDARFINEKGKHIHKGRYHYENGVRKPAPPRETFECKECNRNFVHRKYLWQHIRYKHPERCLPDGSDPTLVMLPPTEMPNHEETFENHADDEPLLEIKSEIDDSDSYFPLWD
- the LOC120417480 gene encoding transcription factor Ouib-like isoform X2, whose amino-acid sequence is MLLDLITDLVGIQIDNGADTACSICWRCAVALEDFQLFRQRSCEHDAIVRENLLPFGGQGEFEEREYVSSSFETPEETQQDNDTSLLRFVQSLNHSNEYAENSTPTHNDINRSSLEHEFICPLCYVSYRYDTNLQKHFEKHHPELVTGATITPANNPNKRKRTSLGQLRAYQNPPPLPPSIQSTSDNLFKCSYCPKSFKHGPSLHFHLKSHYDMLPFVCEFCDARFINEKGKHIHKGRYHYENGVRKPAPPRETFECKECNRNFVHRKYLWQHIRYKHPERCLPDGSDPTLVMLPPTEMPNHEETFENHADDEPLLEIKSEIDDSDSYFPLWD